TTCGGGTCGTTCTACCGGCGATCGGTCGACATCCCGGATCTCGTCGAGTCGCTCGGCCTGGCCGCTCACCGGGACGTGTACTTCCGAGCGCTGTCCGGAGGGCTCAAGCAGCGCCTGTCGATCGCCCTGGCGCTGGTCGGCGATCCGGAGGTGGCGGTCCTCGACGAGTTGACCACGGGCTTGGACCCGCATGCGCGTCAGGAGACGTGGGAGTTGATCGAGTCGGTGCGTGCTCGCGGCGTGACCGTGGTCGTGGTCACCCACTCGATGGAGGAAGCGGAGCGTCTCTGCGATCGGGTCGCGGTCATCGATCAGGGCAGGTTGGTGGCCTGTGGCACGCCGACCGAGCTGACCGAACAGGGCGGGGGGTTGACTCGTATGTCTTTCCGGACCTCAGGACCCTTCCCGGACGAGCTGCTGACGAGCCTGCCGGATGTGTCCTCGGTGCACCGGCACGGGGACACCGTCGTGGTCACCGGTGTGAGGGACCTGGTCACCGACGTCGTGCTCGCCCTGCACGGGCGGGCATCCGGGCGCGAGAGGTCCGCGTCGACTCGGCATCCCTCGAACAGGCGTTCCTGTCCCTGACCGCAGACCCAGCGCCGGGGCCAGCGCCGAGCGGTTCGGCATGACAACGACCTCGGTCGTGCCTGTCGCTCAGTCGGCGCGAGCGTTCGCACGCTTGGTGCGCACCGAGTTTGTGCTCAACGTGCGTGAGCCCGCTGGCCTTGTCGTCGGGCTCGGTCTGCCGGTCCTGCTCATCGTCGTCTTCGGGAACATCCCCACGTTCCAAGACCCTCAGGCTGCGCTCGGAGGGCTAACACCACTCGACGCCTACGGGCCAATCCTCATGGTGTTCACGCTCACCATGCTGGCCCTCAACGCGCTGCCCCTGCGGTTGGCCACCTACCGTGAGCTCGGGTTCCTCCGGCGTCTGGCCGTCACCCCGGTTCACCCGTCCCGGCTGCTCGCCGCGCAGCTCACCGTTTACGCCGCCATAGCGGTCGCCGCGATCACGCTGATCCTCAGCATCGGCGCCGCCGCGTTCCACCTGCGCCTACCGGGGTCGCTCCCCGGACTGGCCCTCACCCTGTTCCTGACCGCGGCCGCCCTGTTCCCACTCGGGCTGTTGATCGCCTCAACCGCGCCCACAGCCAAGGCCGCCGGGGCCATCGGCGGCATCCTCTTCTTCGCCTTGGCGTTCTGCTCCGGACTGTGGTGGCCCCTGCAAACCATGCCCGCCCCGCTGCGCGCCGTCGTGGAGAAGACCCCCACCGGTGCCGCGGTCCAAGCCCTCACCGACACCATCTCGGGCAACTTCCCCAGCCTCGGGCCCCTGGCCGTCCTCGCGATCTACGCCATCGTCTTCACCACGCTCGCGGTCCGAACATTCCGATGGGAGTAGCCCGCTCCGCTACCCCATGGCAGTGCCGTCGCCGTTGCCTACCACGCCGGCGCGCATGAACCGCTAGCGTGCCGCCGGGGCTGCACGCGAAGTGCCTGATCGCGCTCGCTTCCGCGGTGGCGACGAGGCAGGATGCGCGAGTGGACCATGACGAGGCGCGCTACCGCGAAGCTGAAGTCGAAGGCTTCCTCATCGGCATGTTCGCCTCGTACGGCGACGTGGGCGATGCCTGGGTGACTGCGCCCGACGGCAGCCAATGCTCGTTGGTATGGGAGACCGGCGAGCCCAGGTACTTCCGTCAACTGATCGCACCTGATCCAGAGGGTCGGTGGGTGCCTGGGCCGTGCAAAAGCCGCTGCCGATGACCACCGACGAAGAGGCTGCCACCTACCTCGGCGCACTCCTGCCCTAACTGCGGCAGCAACGGGAGCAGTGGCGAACTACCCGTGCATAGGTGCCGTTCTGGCTCGCCTGTTCTTGCTTCGATCGGGCACGATTCTCGGATGGACTCTGGCGTAGTGAAGAGCGATCTTCACCTGTACCTGCAGGCTGCCCGCGAGGCTCTGCTTTGGAAGTTGGACGACCTGTCGGAGTATGACGTTCGACGCCCCATGGTGCGGACGGGAACCAACGTGCTCGGGATCGTCAAGCATGTCGCCACCGTCGAAGCCTGGTACCTAGGGGACGTGTTCGGCCGCCCGTTCGGGGAGCCGTTGCCGTGGTTCGATGATGACGCCGAACCGAACGCGGACATGTGGGCTACCGAGGATCAGACTCGGGCCGACATCGTCGGTCTCTACCGCCGGGCTTGGGTTCACTCCGATGCCACCGTGGAAGCCCTCGATCTGGACGTGGTCGGTCAGGTGCCGTGGTGGTCACCGGACGGCCACGTGTCCCTGCATCGCATGCTGGTCCATGTCATCGCCGAGACGCATCGCCATGCCGGTCACGCCGACGTCGTTCGTGAACTCATCGATGGAGCAGCCGGACTACGGAGCGGCAACGGGAACCTCCCCGCACTGGACGAGGCATCCTGGCAGTCCCACCGGGACCGTCTGGAGCGTGTCGCCAAGCAGGCGGACCAACACTCGGGCGCTCGCTGACCGCGCGACCGAAGTGCTGCCGATCGCGCTCGGGTCGTGAGGCAGACTCACAGGCATGGACAACGTGGGGATCTGCTCGCTCTGCGGTCAGGGCGTGGCGTCCGGTGACTCGTTCATCGACACAGGCCCGACCGACTGGAGCGACCCGACGACGCTCCCGGCATCTCGCTGGGTCCCCGTCGACACCGACGTCCACGGATGGACCCC
This region of Actinomycetes bacterium genomic DNA includes:
- a CDS encoding ABC transporter ATP-binding protein, whose protein sequence is MPVIEVRGLSKAYGSLVAVDDLDLTVEAAEIFGVVGPNGAGKTTTVECITGLRVPDSGSIRVLGRDPQTDRNEVRQRVGVQLQESALPAKIRVSEVLELFGSFYRRSVDIPDLVESLGLAAHRDVYFRALSGGLKQRLSIALALVGDPEVAVLDELTTGLDPHARQETWELIESVRARGVTVVVVTHSMEEAERLCDRVAVIDQGRLVACGTPTELTEQGGGLTRMSFRTSGPFPDELLTSLPDVSSVHRHGDTVVVTGVRDLVTDVVLALHGRASGRERSASTRHPSNRRSCP
- a CDS encoding ABC transporter permease, which translates into the protein MRTEFVLNVREPAGLVVGLGLPVLLIVVFGNIPTFQDPQAALGGLTPLDAYGPILMVFTLTMLALNALPLRLATYRELGFLRRLAVTPVHPSRLLAAQLTVYAAIAVAAITLILSIGAAAFHLRLPGSLPGLALTLFLTAAALFPLGLLIASTAPTAKAAGAIGGILFFALAFCSGLWWPLQTMPAPLRAVVEKTPTGAAVQALTDTISGNFPSLGPLAVLAIYAIVFTTLAVRTFRWE
- a CDS encoding DinB family protein, with product MDSGVVKSDLHLYLQAAREALLWKLDDLSEYDVRRPMVRTGTNVLGIVKHVATVEAWYLGDVFGRPFGEPLPWFDDDAEPNADMWATEDQTRADIVGLYRRAWVHSDATVEALDLDVVGQVPWWSPDGHVSLHRMLVHVIAETHRHAGHADVVRELIDGAAGLRSGNGNLPALDEASWQSHRDRLERVAKQADQHSGAR